A window from Setaria italica strain Yugu1 chromosome VIII, Setaria_italica_v2.0, whole genome shotgun sequence encodes these proteins:
- the LOC101758476 gene encoding bidirectional sugar transporter SWEET3b has product MVPNTVRVAVGILGNAASMLLYAAPILTFRRVVKKGNVEEFSCVPYILALFNCLLYTWYGLPVVSSGWENFPVSTINGVGILLEITFISIYIWFAPSKKKRFALQLVIPAVTLFGLTAFFSSFMVHTHRMRKVFVGSVGLVASISMYSSPMVAAKQVITTKSVEFMPFYLSLFSFLSSALWMIYGLLGKDLFIASPNFVGVPMGILQLVLYCIYRNRKEIMPKSVVISGVI; this is encoded by the exons ATGGTTCCTAACACAGTCCGTGTAGCAGTTGGAATTCTTG GAAATGCTGCTTCTATGCTCCTCTATGCAGCACCAAT ATTGACATTCAGAAGGGTGGTAAAGAAGGGCAATGTAGAGGAGTTCTCATGCGTGCCTTACATACTAGCTCTGTTCAACTGCCTCCTGTACACCTGGTATGGGCTTCCTGTAGTGAGCTCTGGATGGGAAAATTTCCCAGTTTCTACCATCAATGGAGTGGGCATCCTGCTTGAGATCACATTTATCAGCATATACATATGGTTTGCGCCAAGTAAAAAGAAG agGTTTGCCTTGCAATTGGTGATTCCTGCTGTGACATTATTTGGCTTGACAGCGTTCTTCTCAAGCTTTATGGTCCATACGCACCGTATGCGCAAGGTTTTTGTTGGTAGTGTTGGTTTAGTTGCTTCCATATCCATGTACAGCTCTCCAATGGTAGCTGCA AAGCAAGTCATAACGACGAAAAGTGTGGAGTTCATGCCATTCTACCTGTCACTGTTCTCCTTCCTGTCCAGCGCTCTGTGGATGATATATGGGCTCCTTGGGAAGGATCTGTTCATCGCG TCTCCAAACTTCGTCGGCGTTCCAATGGGCATTCTTCAGCTAGTGCTGTACTGCATCTACAGGA ACCGTAAGGAAATAATGCCTAAATCGGTTGTTATTTCTGGAGTCATTTAA